A window from Pokkaliibacter sp. MBI-7 encodes these proteins:
- a CDS encoding SDR family NAD(P)-dependent oxidoreductase, whose product MTTLTNRYPSLSGQQVFISGGASGIGEHLVLAFCAQGARVAFIDIDELSAEALVTRAAQQTGITPWFAPCDVRDIARLQQCISEASTAMGGLTVLINNAAKDDRHEVDEVTPEYWDNCQNINLRHHFFAMQQAARLMKGKGSIINMGSIGWLRGRPGIVGYTTAKGAIHAMTRTMARELGPQGIRVNSVLPGAVVTERQKALWLNPDIDQQFLDLQALKFRIQPDDIAAMVLFLASDDSRACAGQSFVVDCGIV is encoded by the coding sequence ATGACAACCCTTACCAACCGTTACCCCAGCCTCAGCGGCCAGCAGGTCTTTATCAGTGGCGGTGCCTCTGGCATCGGCGAACATCTGGTGCTGGCATTCTGCGCTCAGGGCGCCCGCGTGGCCTTTATCGATATCGATGAGCTGAGCGCCGAGGCACTGGTCACCCGCGCAGCACAGCAAACCGGCATCACGCCCTGGTTTGCTCCCTGTGATGTACGTGATATTGCCCGTCTGCAGCAGTGCATCAGCGAGGCGTCCACCGCCATGGGCGGTCTCACCGTGCTGATCAACAATGCCGCCAAGGATGACCGCCACGAAGTGGATGAGGTCACCCCGGAATACTGGGACAACTGCCAGAACATCAACCTGCGTCACCACTTCTTCGCCATGCAGCAGGCGGCCCGACTGATGAAGGGCAAGGGCTCCATCATCAATATGGGCTCCATCGGCTGGCTGCGCGGCCGTCCCGGCATTGTCGGCTACACCACCGCCAAAGGCGCCATTCATGCCATGACCCGGACCATGGCCCGTGAACTGGGGCCGCAGGGGATTCGGGTGAATTCGGTTCTGCCCGGCGCGGTGGTGACCGAGCGGCAGAAGGCACTGTGGCTCAATCCGGATATCGACCAGCAGTTCCTTGATCTGCAGGCGCTGAAATTCCGCATTCAGCCAGACGACATCGCTGCCATGGTGCTGTTCCTCGCCTCAGACGACAGCCGGGCCTGTGCGGGTCAGAGCTTTGTGGTGGATTGCGGTATCGTCTGA
- a CDS encoding SMP-30/gluconolactonase/LRE family protein: MSEVQVALDVRARLGECPRWDEKSQCLYWIDIDSFRLHRFDPRTHTDDIRQFDQEIGCFSLRDDGGFVLAMRSGFYFIDSWDAPLRPICDPEADLPDNRFNDGRCDAAGRLLAGTMDKSKTGGASLYSLDPALTVRRLEDGVNTANGLAFSPDNTRMYFSDTPRHVIYVYDYDISTGAASNRRVFHQFPHGHGRPDGAAVDSEGYYWSALYEGGRVVRLNPAGEIVQEIAVPARCPTMVAFGGADLKTLYITSVGQRPEAELADYPLSGALFSVAVEVAGQVEPRFRITPQ, encoded by the coding sequence ATGAGCGAAGTCCAGGTCGCGCTGGATGTGCGCGCCCGGCTGGGTGAATGCCCGCGCTGGGATGAGAAGAGCCAGTGCCTGTACTGGATCGATATCGACAGCTTCCGGCTGCATCGTTTCGATCCGCGTACCCACACTGACGACATTCGTCAGTTCGATCAGGAAATCGGCTGCTTCAGCCTGCGCGACGATGGCGGTTTCGTGCTGGCCATGCGCAGTGGCTTCTACTTTATCGACAGCTGGGACGCACCCCTGCGCCCCATCTGCGATCCGGAAGCCGATCTGCCTGACAACCGCTTTAATGATGGCCGCTGCGATGCAGCCGGGCGTCTGCTGGCAGGCACCATGGATAAAAGCAAGACCGGGGGCGCCAGCCTCTACAGCCTGGATCCGGCACTGACGGTCAGGCGGCTGGAAGATGGCGTCAATACCGCTAACGGTCTGGCCTTCAGCCCCGATAATACGCGGATGTACTTCTCCGACACCCCGCGCCACGTGATCTATGTCTACGATTACGACATCAGCACGGGTGCCGCCAGCAACCGGCGGGTGTTCCATCAGTTCCCCCACGGCCATGGTCGCCCCGATGGCGCGGCCGTAGACAGCGAGGGTTACTACTGGAGCGCACTGTATGAGGGCGGGCGGGTAGTACGGCTTAATCCTGCGGGCGAGATCGTGCAGGAAATTGCCGTCCCCGCGCGCTGCCCGACCATGGTGGCATTCGGTGGTGCCGATCTGAAGACGCTGTATATCACCAGCGTTGGCCAGCGCCCGGAGGCAGAACTGGCCGACTATCCACTGAGCGGCGCGCTGTTCAGTGTCGCTGTCGAGGTGGCCGGGCAAGTGGAGCCACGCTTCCGCATCACCCCGCAATAA
- a CDS encoding NAD-dependent succinate-semialdehyde dehydrogenase, giving the protein MLTLNNPALLLSQCYINGEWCDADSGATIDVTNPASNALVGRVPKMGSTETQAAIAAADKALPAWRAKTAKERSALLRKWNDLLLANADDLALIMTSEQGKSLTEARGEVVYAASFLEWFAEEAKRIYGDVIPTIGNDRRLLVMKEPVGVCAAITPWNFPAAMITRKVGPALAAGCTMVIKPASQTPLTALAMARLAEMAGIPAGVVNVVTGSAADIAKTLTDSPVVRKMTFTGSTEIGKKLMRDCAETVKKVSMELGGNAPFIVFDDADLDAAVEGAMVSKYRNSGQTCVCANRMYVQAGVYDSFLAKLKERVEALKVGNGTEAGVQQGPLIDMKAVEKVEEHISDALQKGGRVVTGGKRHSLGYSFFEPTIVADATTEMKFAREETFGPLAPVFRFNDEAEVIAMANDTEFGLAAYFYSRDIGRVWRVAEALQSGLVGVNSGLISTEVAPFGGYKESGVGREGSKYGIDDYLNIKYVCMGGVDK; this is encoded by the coding sequence ATGCTGACCCTGAACAACCCTGCCCTGCTGCTGTCCCAGTGTTACATCAACGGCGAGTGGTGCGATGCCGACAGTGGCGCCACCATCGACGTAACCAATCCTGCCAGCAATGCGCTGGTCGGCCGCGTACCGAAGATGGGCAGCACAGAAACTCAGGCCGCCATCGCTGCCGCCGACAAGGCGCTGCCTGCCTGGCGGGCGAAAACGGCGAAGGAGCGTTCAGCGTTACTGCGTAAATGGAATGACCTGCTGCTGGCCAATGCCGATGACCTGGCCCTGATCATGACCAGTGAGCAGGGCAAGTCTCTGACCGAAGCCCGCGGTGAAGTGGTCTACGCGGCGTCCTTTCTGGAATGGTTCGCGGAAGAAGCCAAACGTATCTACGGCGATGTGATTCCGACCATCGGCAACGATCGCCGTCTGCTGGTAATGAAAGAGCCTGTGGGTGTCTGCGCCGCCATTACCCCGTGGAACTTCCCCGCAGCAATGATTACCCGCAAGGTCGGCCCGGCACTGGCTGCTGGCTGTACAATGGTGATCAAGCCCGCGTCCCAGACTCCGCTGACGGCGCTGGCCATGGCCAGACTGGCGGAAATGGCCGGCATTCCTGCCGGTGTCGTCAACGTGGTTACCGGCTCTGCGGCCGATATCGCCAAGACCCTGACGGACTCCCCAGTCGTGCGCAAAATGACCTTCACTGGTTCCACCGAAATCGGCAAGAAGCTGATGCGTGACTGCGCCGAAACAGTGAAGAAGGTCTCCATGGAACTGGGCGGCAATGCGCCCTTTATCGTCTTTGATGACGCCGATCTTGATGCCGCCGTCGAAGGCGCCATGGTGTCCAAGTACCGCAACAGCGGCCAGACCTGTGTCTGCGCCAACCGCATGTATGTACAGGCCGGGGTGTACGACAGCTTCCTCGCCAAACTGAAAGAGCGGGTAGAAGCCCTGAAAGTCGGCAATGGCACCGAAGCAGGCGTGCAGCAAGGCCCGCTGATCGATATGAAAGCGGTAGAGAAAGTCGAAGAGCACATCAGCGATGCGCTGCAGAAAGGCGGCCGGGTAGTCACCGGCGGTAAACGCCACAGCCTCGGTTACAGCTTCTTCGAGCCCACCATCGTGGCCGATGCCACCACCGAGATGAAGTTTGCCCGCGAAGAAACCTTCGGCCCGCTGGCGCCGGTGTTCAGGTTCAATGATGAAGCCGAAGTGATTGCCATGGCCAACGACACCGAGTTTGGTCTGGCCGCTTACTTCTATTCCCGCGATATCGGCCGCGTCTGGCGCGTTGCCGAAGCCCTGCAGAGCGGACTGGTGGGCGTCAACAGCGGCCTGATTTCCACTGAAGTTGCTCCTTTTGGCGGCTATAAGGAGTCGGGTGTCGGACGTGAAGGCTCCAAGTACGGTATCGATGACTATCTCAACATCAAATACGTCTGCATGGGCGGGGTGGATAAATGA
- a CDS encoding GntR family transcriptional regulator — protein sequence MMESSAASPTQSASGSPSGGPQYQPLYKQVQQLITQYIIEGRWKAGEMLPSEFQLADLFGVSQGTVRKALNAMTDEHILFRRQGVGTFVSEHTLQQTLFHFFHIVADGGTPELPNAQLRGMSRIAADQRIAEALNLAEGSPVIRIDRLRAMHGKPCIREEILLPHALFGDLHLLPELPHSLYHFYQQQYQVNVHKACDRIKADLANTDDAAALDIPPGAPVLVVERIAKALDGKPVEYRTSRVRSDDFHYLVELN from the coding sequence ATGATGGAAAGTTCAGCAGCCAGTCCTACACAATCTGCGTCGGGTAGCCCCAGCGGCGGCCCGCAGTATCAGCCCCTGTATAAACAGGTACAGCAGCTGATTACCCAGTACATTATTGAAGGCCGCTGGAAGGCCGGCGAGATGCTGCCCAGTGAGTTTCAGCTGGCTGATCTGTTTGGCGTCAGCCAGGGCACGGTACGCAAGGCCCTGAACGCCATGACCGATGAACATATCCTGTTCCGTCGTCAGGGAGTGGGCACCTTCGTGTCCGAGCACACCCTGCAGCAGACCCTGTTCCATTTCTTCCATATCGTCGCCGATGGCGGCACCCCCGAGCTGCCTAATGCCCAGCTGCGCGGTATGAGCAGAATCGCTGCCGACCAGCGCATCGCCGAAGCACTGAACCTGGCTGAAGGCAGCCCGGTGATCCGTATTGACCGCCTGCGTGCGATGCACGGCAAACCCTGTATCCGCGAAGAGATCCTGCTGCCGCACGCCCTGTTTGGTGATCTGCATCTGCTGCCTGAGCTGCCCCATTCGCTCTATCACTTTTATCAGCAGCAGTATCAGGTCAACGTGCACAAGGCCTGCGACCGTATCAAAGCCGATCTGGCCAACACTGACGATGCGGCTGCCTTGGATATCCCACCCGGGGCCCCAGTATTAGTAGTGGAGCGTATTGCCAAAGCGCTGGATGGCAAACCGGTGGAGTACCGTACCAGCCGGGTGCGCAGTGATGATTTCCACTATCTGGTGGAGCTGAACTGA
- the araD gene encoding L-arabinonate dehydratase yields MTKTLENLRSQRWFAADNMRAFAHRQRTQQTGYRREEFMGKPVIGIINTWSDISTCHKHLRERAQNVREGIIRAGGFPLELPAMSLGEVMVKPTTMLYRNFLAMEVEELLRSHPIDGAILMGGCDKTTPGLLMGAFSMNLPAIYIPAGATLSGWFKGQKIGTGTHTRKFWDEKRAGNLSEQDWLRLESSMTRSHGTCNTMGTASTMTAIAEALGMTLPGACTIPAADSAHPRMCSLAGERIVQMVWDDLKPSDIVNEAAFDNALITYMAMGGSTNAAVHLPAMAGRLGIRLPLERLDYWSQRIPVIANLMPSGSYLMEDLFYAGGLPALMSRLAGYLNLEQRTVNGRTLGSNLEDAEIYNDDVICTLDNPITSQGTLAVLKGNLSPTGAVLKPSAATPALLKHRGQALVFENHAEMNARIDDPALAVDASTVLVLKNAGPQGGPGMPEWGGLPIPKKLLQQGVRDMVRISDARMSGTHFGTCVLHVTPESYIGGPLALVQTGDWIELDVDARRLHLCVDDEELARRKAAWQPPQAHYERGYGAMFSRHVTQADQGCDFDFLQGNAPVSEPEIF; encoded by the coding sequence ATGACCAAGACACTTGAGAACCTGCGCAGCCAGCGCTGGTTTGCCGCGGACAACATGCGTGCCTTTGCCCACCGTCAGCGTACCCAGCAGACGGGCTATCGCCGTGAAGAGTTCATGGGCAAGCCGGTGATCGGCATCATCAACACCTGGAGCGATATCAGTACCTGTCACAAGCACCTGCGTGAGCGGGCGCAAAATGTGCGCGAAGGTATTATTCGGGCGGGTGGTTTTCCGCTGGAGCTGCCTGCCATGTCGCTGGGCGAGGTGATGGTCAAACCGACCACCATGCTGTATCGCAACTTCCTCGCCATGGAAGTGGAAGAGCTGCTACGCAGCCACCCCATTGACGGGGCGATTCTGATGGGCGGCTGTGACAAGACCACCCCCGGCCTGTTGATGGGCGCTTTCAGTATGAATCTGCCGGCTATCTACATTCCTGCCGGTGCGACCCTGAGCGGCTGGTTCAAAGGGCAGAAGATTGGCACCGGCACCCATACCCGTAAGTTCTGGGACGAGAAGCGTGCCGGCAATCTGAGCGAGCAGGACTGGCTCAGGCTGGAGTCATCCATGACCCGTTCCCACGGCACCTGCAACACCATGGGTACCGCCTCGACCATGACCGCGATTGCCGAAGCACTGGGCATGACACTGCCCGGCGCCTGTACTATTCCGGCGGCCGATTCTGCCCACCCGCGGATGTGCTCGCTGGCCGGTGAGCGCATCGTGCAGATGGTGTGGGACGACCTCAAACCCAGCGATATCGTCAATGAAGCGGCCTTCGACAATGCCCTGATTACCTATATGGCCATGGGCGGCTCGACCAATGCCGCGGTGCATCTGCCCGCGATGGCCGGTAGGCTGGGGATCAGACTGCCTCTGGAACGGCTGGATTACTGGTCACAGCGGATTCCGGTGATTGCCAACTTGATGCCTTCCGGCAGTTATCTGATGGAAGACCTGTTCTACGCCGGTGGTCTGCCAGCACTGATGAGCCGTCTGGCGGGCTATCTCAATCTGGAGCAGCGCACCGTCAACGGCCGTACCCTCGGTAGCAATCTGGAAGACGCCGAGATCTATAACGATGACGTGATCTGCACGCTCGATAATCCGATTACCAGTCAGGGCACGCTGGCTGTGCTGAAAGGCAACCTCAGCCCGACCGGCGCCGTGCTCAAACCCTCCGCAGCAACCCCGGCCCTGCTGAAACATCGTGGACAGGCGCTGGTGTTTGAAAACCACGCCGAAATGAATGCCCGTATTGATGATCCGGCGCTGGCGGTGGATGCCTCTACGGTACTGGTGCTGAAAAACGCCGGGCCGCAGGGCGGGCCGGGCATGCCGGAGTGGGGGGGCCTGCCGATTCCGAAGAAGCTGCTGCAGCAGGGCGTGCGTGACATGGTGCGCATCAGCGATGCGCGCATGAGCGGCACCCACTTCGGTACCTGTGTACTGCATGTGACCCCGGAATCCTATATCGGTGGCCCGCTGGCACTGGTGCAGACCGGTGACTGGATTGAGCTGGATGTGGATGCCCGTCGTCTGCATCTGTGCGTCGATGATGAGGAGCTGGCGCGCCGCAAGGCGGCCTGGCAGCCGCCGCAAGCCCATTACGAGCGCGGCTATGGTGCCATGTTCAGCCGTCATGTGACGCAGGCTGATCAGGGCTGTGACTTTGATTTTCTGCAGGGCAATGCGCCCGTTTCCGAACCGGAGATTTTCTGA
- a CDS encoding aldolase/citrate lyase family protein codes for MSLNNTFKNKLLAGQRQLGGWSLSGSATIAEAMAHLDYDYLVLDLEHGPSSTQDLLQLLRAVEQTTTQPVVRMASHDPIAIKQALDLGAMNLYFPFVENVAEAEAIVQAAFYPPAGRRGFAKMHRASRYGTRTTYVEDANDAICLMAQLETPEALAQAVEIGKVPGISAVFIGPGDLSAALGLHGQVNHPEVRQLAADTVARCREAGIAVGTVVPAPADAVWAFGVGFSYVSIANDVASLLTKCREHLADARQGLGEAL; via the coding sequence ATGAGCCTGAACAATACCTTTAAAAACAAACTCCTGGCTGGTCAGCGTCAATTGGGTGGGTGGAGCCTGTCGGGCAGCGCAACCATTGCCGAGGCCATGGCTCATCTGGATTACGACTATCTGGTACTGGACCTGGAACATGGTCCCAGCAGTACTCAGGATTTACTGCAGTTACTGCGCGCCGTGGAGCAGACGACCACCCAGCCGGTAGTGCGTATGGCCAGCCATGACCCTATTGCCATCAAGCAGGCACTGGATCTGGGCGCCATGAACCTGTACTTCCCCTTTGTCGAAAACGTCGCCGAAGCCGAAGCCATCGTGCAGGCGGCTTTCTATCCTCCCGCCGGGCGTCGTGGTTTTGCCAAAATGCACCGCGCCAGTCGCTACGGCACCCGTACCACCTATGTCGAAGACGCTAACGATGCCATCTGCCTGATGGCGCAGCTGGAAACGCCCGAAGCGCTGGCTCAGGCGGTTGAGATTGGGAAGGTGCCCGGCATCAGTGCTGTGTTTATCGGCCCCGGTGATCTGTCGGCTGCGCTGGGCCTGCACGGTCAGGTCAATCACCCGGAAGTGCGTCAGCTGGCTGCTGACACCGTAGCGCGCTGCCGCGAGGCCGGCATTGCTGTGGGCACCGTCGTGCCGGCACCTGCTGATGCGGTATGGGCGTTCGGGGTGGGTTTCAGCTACGTCTCCATTGCTAATGATGTGGCCAGTCTGCTGACCAAGTGTCGCGAACATCTGGCCGACGCCCGCCAGGGGCTCGGGGAGGCGCTATGA
- a CDS encoding TRAP transporter small permease: protein MTGLNLLRNGLRRLNLGLLSIAKYLSLTLVAVMTLVILLQVVCRYVFNDALAWTEEAGRYMMVWMTFIALPIVCYKGQHAALDFFSHLLWRRTRYLLEIVLYVLIMVVLFFALEKSWLFASKGARIFATSLPITKYWVYLSMPIGFGLSMLVYVELILDAITGLLPERRQAQLQAQPGQALWKQL from the coding sequence ATGACCGGCCTCAATCTGCTGCGCAACGGACTGAGACGGCTCAATCTCGGCCTGCTCAGTATCGCCAAATACCTGTCACTGACACTGGTGGCGGTGATGACGCTGGTGATCCTGCTGCAGGTGGTGTGCCGCTATGTGTTCAATGATGCGCTGGCATGGACCGAAGAAGCCGGGCGCTACATGATGGTGTGGATGACCTTCATCGCCCTGCCCATCGTCTGCTACAAGGGCCAGCACGCCGCACTGGACTTCTTCTCCCACCTGCTCTGGCGGCGTACCCGCTATTTACTGGAGATCGTGCTGTATGTGCTGATCATGGTGGTGCTGTTCTTTGCACTGGAGAAGAGCTGGCTGTTTGCCAGCAAGGGCGCGCGCATTTTCGCCACCTCGCTGCCTATCACCAAGTACTGGGTCTACCTGTCGATGCCTATCGGTTTTGGCCTGTCGATGCTGGTGTATGTGGAACTCATTCTTGACGCCATCACCGGATTGTTACCGGAGCGGCGTCAGGCACAGCTGCAGGCCCAGCCGGGTCAGGCGCTGTGGAAGCAGCTGTAA
- a CDS encoding TRAP transporter large permease, translating to MSLAFFWVLLASMAIGLPVAFAMLLAPGISLVLEGKEAFFLMLTQRLYNGIDSFPLMAVPFFMLAGEIMNRSGITLGLVNFSQAFIGHLRGGLAQINILSSMLFAGLSGSAVADCSTLGKMLIPAMEQNGYSRKFAAAVTAASSIIGPIIPPSGIMILYAYVMNVSVGGLFAAGIVPGAMIGGGMMAMTWLLAKRRNYPVAAEKASWKQRGKATKEAFWPLMTPVILLGGILSGIFTPTEAAAVSAAYALVISLLSREMTWKDLPGVLYDTAKSSAVILFLVGSAVAFSSVVSLSGTPQKIAQLVLEVTHNPLLLLLIINIVLLIVGMFLDAGPAILILGPILGPVLMQNGIDPLHFAIVMCVNLTIGLATPPMGLVLFVASSISNTRVETIAREMLPYLAVHIAVIALITYIPALTLTLPRLFGFAG from the coding sequence ATGTCTCTGGCATTTTTCTGGGTACTGCTGGCGTCCATGGCGATTGGCCTGCCGGTGGCGTTTGCGATGTTACTGGCACCGGGCATCAGTCTGGTGCTGGAAGGCAAGGAAGCCTTCTTCCTGATGCTGACGCAGCGACTGTATAACGGGATCGACAGCTTCCCACTGATGGCGGTGCCGTTCTTTATGCTGGCCGGCGAGATTATGAACCGCAGCGGTATCACCCTGGGGCTGGTGAACTTCAGTCAGGCGTTTATCGGCCATCTGCGCGGCGGGCTGGCACAGATCAATATTCTCTCTTCCATGCTGTTTGCTGGCCTCAGTGGCTCCGCCGTGGCTGACTGTTCGACCCTTGGCAAGATGCTGATTCCGGCCATGGAGCAGAACGGCTACAGCCGCAAGTTTGCTGCGGCCGTCACGGCAGCGTCCTCCATCATCGGGCCGATCATTCCGCCCAGCGGCATCATGATTCTCTATGCCTATGTGATGAACGTGTCGGTCGGCGGTTTATTCGCCGCAGGCATTGTGCCCGGCGCAATGATCGGTGGCGGCATGATGGCCATGACCTGGCTGCTGGCCAAACGCCGTAACTATCCGGTCGCGGCCGAGAAGGCCAGCTGGAAACAGCGCGGCAAAGCCACCAAGGAAGCGTTCTGGCCGCTGATGACACCGGTGATTCTGCTCGGCGGTATTCTTTCGGGCATTTTCACCCCTACGGAAGCGGCAGCGGTATCGGCAGCCTATGCGCTGGTGATCAGCCTGCTCAGCCGGGAGATGACCTGGAAGGATCTGCCGGGGGTGCTCTATGACACGGCCAAAAGCTCTGCGGTCATCCTGTTCCTGGTGGGGTCTGCGGTGGCGTTTTCCTCGGTCGTCAGCCTGTCCGGCACGCCGCAGAAGATCGCCCAGCTGGTGCTGGAAGTCACTCACAACCCACTGCTGCTGTTACTGATCATCAATATCGTGCTGCTGATTGTCGGCATGTTCCTTGATGCCGGCCCGGCGATTCTGATTCTGGGTCCGATTCTTGGGCCGGTACTGATGCAGAACGGCATTGATCCACTGCACTTCGCCATCGTTATGTGCGTGAACCTGACCATTGGTCTGGCGACGCCGCCGATGGGGCTGGTGCTGTTTGTCGCCTCCAGTATCAGCAACACCCGGGTGGAAACCATTGCCCGCGAGATGTTGCCTTATCTGGCGGTGCATATCGCGGTGATTGCACTGATCACCTATATCCCGGCGTTGACCCTGACGCTGCCAAGACTGTTCGGTTTTGCCGGATAA
- the dctP gene encoding TRAP transporter substrate-binding protein DctP → MPKHSTLKPVAAAVKTLALAGLLGGAALNPLAASAADFTFNLVHLSNTDDEDYDGALVFKDYVESHSNGRIAVQLYPGGQLCGAPVECIESLQSNLIQIFQATTGGVSNVFPEIQALDVPYMFPSDRVAECALGGPLVGELREEVLKRTGSMRLMTIGNTGGWRNFATVSKQIKSPADVKGMKIRTINSPIQMELVKNMGGTPTPIGWSEVYTSLATGVIEGTKNGITDIMSAKLNEHIKYITLDGHGYMGSMWWMNQEAFAELPDDLKQVVDDGFDALRWTTIVMPKRRQIEAYEAFKKGGGTVYTPSEQEKAEFVKAAEPIHKWFSDQYGSKWLDTVQNAVNSCEASLKPAG, encoded by the coding sequence ATGCCGAAGCATTCCACACTCAAACCTGTTGCTGCAGCCGTCAAAACACTGGCTCTGGCTGGCCTGCTGGGTGGCGCCGCACTGAATCCGCTGGCCGCCAGTGCCGCCGATTTCACCTTCAATCTGGTTCATCTGTCCAACACCGATGATGAAGACTACGACGGTGCGCTGGTATTCAAAGACTACGTGGAATCACACTCCAACGGACGTATTGCGGTGCAGCTCTATCCCGGTGGTCAGCTGTGTGGTGCGCCGGTGGAGTGTATCGAGTCGCTGCAGTCCAATCTGATTCAGATTTTCCAGGCCACCACCGGCGGCGTTTCCAACGTATTCCCCGAAATTCAGGCGCTGGACGTGCCCTATATGTTCCCCTCTGACCGGGTGGCCGAGTGTGCTCTGGGTGGCCCACTGGTCGGCGAGCTGCGTGAAGAAGTGCTGAAGCGCACCGGCTCCATGCGTCTGATGACCATCGGCAATACCGGCGGCTGGCGCAACTTCGCCACCGTCAGCAAACAGATCAAGAGCCCGGCTGACGTCAAAGGCATGAAGATCCGTACCATCAACTCCCCGATTCAGATGGAGCTGGTGAAGAACATGGGTGGCACCCCGACACCGATCGGCTGGTCTGAGGTCTACACCTCACTGGCCACCGGCGTGATCGAAGGCACCAAGAACGGCATCACCGACATCATGAGTGCCAAGCTGAACGAGCACATCAAGTACATCACCCTGGACGGTCACGGCTACATGGGCTCCATGTGGTGGATGAATCAGGAGGCCTTTGCCGAGCTGCCGGATGATCTTAAGCAGGTCGTTGATGATGGCTTCGACGCGCTGCGCTGGACCACCATCGTGATGCCCAAGCGTCGCCAGATTGAAGCTTACGAGGCGTTCAAGAAAGGCGGCGGCACGGTCTATACCCCGTCCGAGCAGGAGAAGGCCGAGTTTGTCAAAGCCGCCGAGCCGATTCACAAGTGGTTTTCCGACCAGTACGGCAGCAAGTGGCTGGATACCGTACAAAATGCGGTCAACAGCTGTGAAGCCAGCCTGAAACCTGCTGGCTGA